A genomic window from Diospyros lotus cultivar Yz01 chromosome 2, ASM1463336v1, whole genome shotgun sequence includes:
- the LOC127795735 gene encoding inactive protein kinase SELMODRAFT_444075-like, whose protein sequence is MNRELKSGKQEDSDVTEKVVVAVKASKEIPKSALVWALTHVVQPGDCITLLVVVPSQSSGRKLWGFPRFAGDCASGHRKSHSGTSSEQKSDITDSCSQMILQLHDVCDPIKINVKIKIVSGSPCGAVAAEARKALASWVILDKQLKHEEKRCMEELQCNIVSMKRSQPKVLRLNLVGSPKKEAETAHPLPSELDQSSEKKPRKKNDPVNSIRGPVVTPTSSPELFTATEAGTSSVSSSDPGTTSPFFISEINGELKKEELLGVKETPDLDESSSDTDSGNLSSSSSSLRFQPWMVEVLSSRHHSSQLSDESSQRTNPRAQAPTTNAMLEKLSKVDREAGFGLPSYRPDLEFSGNLREAISLSRSAPPGPPPLCSICQHKSPIFGKPPRWFTYAELELATGGFSHANFLAEGGFGSVHRGVLPDGQAVAVKQHKLASSQGDQEFCSEVEVLSCAQHRNVVMLIGFCIEDRRRLLVYEYICNGSLDSHLYGRHQDPLEWSARQKIAVGSARGLRYLHEECRVGCIVHRDMRPNNILLTHDFEPLVGDFGLARWQPDGDTGVDTRVIGTFGYLAPEYAQSGQVTEKADVYSFGVVLVELVTGRKAVDLNRPKGQQCLTEWARPLLEECAIDELVDPRLGSNYNEQEVYCMLHAASLCIRRDPHSRPRMSQVLRVLEGDMIMDSTQLSTPKYDVGSRSARIWQEQQQQQHQHYSGPILGEALEGFSGKLSLESPRLPYWERDKARRPSCGDDS, encoded by the exons GTAGGAAATTATGGGGATTTCCAAGATTTGCTGGAGATTGTGCCAGTGGCCACCGTAAGTCTCATTCTGGAACAAGTTCAGAGCAGAAGTCTGATATTACAGATTCCTGCTCCCAGATGATCCTTCAGCTTCATGATGTTTGCGATCCTATCAAA ATAAATGTCAAGATAAAAATAGTTTCTGGATCGCCGTGTGGTGCAGTAGCTGCAGAGGCCAGGAAAGCTCTAGCCAGTTGGGTTATACTGGACAA GCAGCTCAAGCATGAAGAGAAGCGCTGTATGGAAGAGCTGCAATGCAACATTGTTTCTATGAAGCGCTCCCAGCCAAAAGTTCTGCGGCTAAACTTGGTTGGGTCACCCAAAAAGGAAGCTGAGACAGCACATCCTTTGCCATCTGAACTGGATCAATCATCTGAGAAAAAACCTAGAAAAAAGAATGACCCCGTGAATTCCATTCGAGGACCTGTGGTGACTCCGACTAGTAGTCCTGAGCTATTTACTGCAACTGAAGCTGGCACGTCATCAGTATCAAGCTCAGATCCTGGGACGACCTCACCCTTTTTTATTTCTGAAATAAATGGGGAACTGAAGAAAGAGGAATTGTTAGGTGTAAAAGAAACTCCTGATCTTGATGAATCAAGTTCAGACACAGACAGCGGAAActtatcttcatcttcatcaagtTTAAGGTTCCAACCATGGATGGTGGAAGTTCTTAGTTCGCGTCATCATTCCTCACAACTTTCAGATGAAAGCTCACAAAGAACCAATCCTAGGGCTCAAGCACCCACAACAAATGCTATGCTGGAGAAATTATCCAAGGTTGATCGAGAAGCTGGATTTGGATTGCCAAGTTATAGACCTGATCTGGAGTTCAGTGGAAACTTGAGAGAAGCAATTTCTTTATCCAGGAGTGCTCCTCCTGGGCCACCTCCTTTGTGTTCAATATGTCAACACAAGTCACCCATATTTGGTAAACCCCCAAGGTGGTTCACCTATGCTGAGCTGGAGCTTGCTACAGGTGGATTTTCCCATGCTAATTTCTTGGCAGAAGGCGGGTTTGGTTCTGTCCACAGAGGTGTTCTGCCGGATGGTCAGGCAGTTGCTGTCAAGCAACACAAATTGGCTAGTTCACAGGGGGATCAGGAATTCTGCTCAGAAGTGGAAGTTCTCAGTTGTGCTCAGCACCGAAATGTAGTTATGTTAATTGGATTCTGTATTGAGGACCGGAGAAGGCTGCTCGTTTATGAATACATATGTAACGGGTCGCTGGATTCTCATCTATATG GTCGTCATCAAGATCCATTGGAATGGTCTGCACGTCAAAAAATTGCCGTGGGATCTGCTCGAGGACTCCGGTATCTTCACGAAGAATGCAGAGTGGGTTGCATTGTCCACCGGGACATGCGGCCTAACAACATCCTCCTCACCCATGATTTTGAGCCACTA GTTGGAGATTTTGGCCTGGCAAGATGGCAACCTGATGGAGACACAGGAGTTGACACAAGGGTAATTGGAACTTTCGG GTATCTGGCTCCAGAATATGCTCAAAGTGGTCAGGTCACAGAGAAAGCTGATGTTTATTCTTTTGGGGTTGTTTTGGTGGAGCTTGTTACTGGAAGAAAAGCTGTGGACCTTAACCGGCCAAAGGGTCAGCAGTGCCTCACCGAATGG GCACGCCCACTGCTGGAAGAGTGTGCCATTGATGAGCTGGTCGACCCACGGCTGGGAAGCAATTATAATGAACAAGAGGTCTATTGCATGTTACATGCTGCATCCTTGTGTATTCGTCGAGATCCTCATTCAAGGCCTCGGATGTCACAG GTACTCCGAGTATTGGAGGGGGACATGATCATGGACTCAACTCAATTATCGACCCCCAAGTACGATGTGGGTAGTCGAAGTGCGAGGATTTGGCAggaacagcagcagcagcaacaccAACACTATAGCGGCCCAATATTAGGTGAAGCATTAGAAGGATTCAGCGGTAAGCTCTCTCTCGAGTCACCGAGGCTGCCTTACTGGGAAAGGGATAAGGCCAGGAGGCCTTCTTGTGGGGATGACTCGTGA
- the LOC127794260 gene encoding PRA1 family protein F2-like: MTTYGTIPTSSPSKLEYISRAKERLKSGLGARRPWKEMYNSIGFPASFGDAIRRIRKNLAYFRTNYAIVVLLIVFLSLLWHPISLIVFVVMMAVWLFLYFLRDEPLVIFGRTVDDRVILVVLSVLTIVFLLLTNATTNILVSLAIGVCIVLIHAALRKTDDLPVDEESGATAALYPGGASPSS; the protein is encoded by the coding sequence ATGACGACGTACGGCACGATTCCGACGTCATCGCCGTCGAAGCTGGAGTATATCTCGCGAGCGAAGGAGCGGCTGAAGTCGGGACTGGGCGCGAGGCGGCCATGGAAGGAGATGTACAACTCGATCGGATTTCCGGCGAGCTTCGGCGACGCAATCAGACGGATCAGGAAGAACCTCGCCTACTTCCGGACGAACTACGCAATCGTGGTGCTGCTGATCGTGTTCCTCAGCCTGCTATGGCACCCGATCTCGCTCATCGTATTCGTCGTCATGATGGCCGTCTGGCTCTTCCTCTACTTCCTCCGCGACGAGCCGCTCGTGATCTTCGGCCGCACCGTCGACGACCGCGTCATCCTCGTCGTGCTGTCCGTCCTCACGATCGTCTTCCTCCTGCTCACCAACGCGACCACGAACATACTCGTCTCGCTGGCCATCGGAGTTTGTATCGTGCTGATTCACGCCGCCTTGAGAAAGACCGATGACTTGCCCGTCGACGAAGAGTCCGGCGCTACGGCAGCTCTCTACCCGGGCGGCGCATCGCCATCGTCTTAG
- the LOC127794259 gene encoding protein FLX-like 3, with translation MAGRNRTHRDAFDNRRGYPPEPLVRGPVPRPLPPGPTMLEEELEMQHVEIRRLFADNRRLVEDRMALQRELGATKEELHRINLAIGDIRAEQEMHSRELIERGLKLEADLRATEPLKNESVQLRAEVKKLNTVRQDLVAQVQKLTKDLVKFQADNQQIPLMRAEIDGLQQELIHARTAIDYEKKANIELMEQRQAMEKNLVSMAREVEKLRAERANADGRPWAAGGAYGMKFGSPEAGFSATYGDGYGVHLGAADKGPMYGPGSASWGGFDKHRMTRR, from the exons ATGGCTGGTAGGAATCGCACTCATCGTGATGCATTTGATAACCGGCGTGGGTATCCCCCAGAACCTCTTGTTCGGGGTCCTGTTCCTCGACCTTTGCCACCGGGTCCTACTATGTTGGAGGAGGAACTTGAAATGCAGCATGTGGAAATCCGGAGGCTTTTTGCTGATAATCGGAGGCTGGTAGAGGACCGAATGGCTCTACAACGTGAACTTGGAGCTACTAAGGAGGAACTTCATCGCATCAATCTTGCCATTGGTGATATTCGTGCAGAACAAGAAATGCATTCAAGGGAACTTATTGAGAGAGGTTTGAAGCTGGAAGCTGATCTTCGGGCTACTGAACCTCTGAAAAATGAGTCTGTACAACTACGTGCTGAAGTGAAAAAGCTGAATACTGTTAGGCAGGATCTGGTAGCACAAGTTCAGAAGCTGACAAAAGACCTTGTGAAATTTCAAGCTGATAACCAGCAGATTCCACTTATGAGGGCCGAGATTGATGGACTTCAGCAGGAGCTTATTCATGCTAG AACTGCTATTGATTATGAAAAGAAGGCAAATATTGAGCTGATGGAACAGAGACAAgcaatggagaaaaatttggtttCTATGGCTCGTGAAGTTGAAAAGCTGCGTGCCGAACGTGCAAATGCTGATGGTAGACCATGGGCAGCAG GTGGAGCATACGGAATGAAATTCGGTAGCCCTGAGGCTGGTTTCTCGGCCACTTATGGAGACGGATATGGGGTACATCTG GGTGCTGCTGACAAAGGTCCTATGTATGGTCCTGGATCTGCTTCATGGGGAGGATTTGACAAACACCGGATGACTAGGCGCTAA